Below is a genomic region from Thermococcus alcaliphilus.
CTCAATGGGTACTGCAAGCTATGTGCTTGCTGGAGCCGAGGGATCAATGAAAGAAACCTTTGGTAGCACATGCCACGGTGCAGGAAGGGTTTTGAGCAGACATGCTGCTACAAGACAATTTAGAGGGGATAAGCTTAGAAATGAGCTCATGCAGAGAGGAATATACATTAGGGCGGCGAGCATGAGGGTTGTTGCGGAGGAAGCCCCCGGAGCCTACAAGAACGTCGATAACGTTGTTAACGTTGTTCATGAGGCGGGAATAGCAAATCTGGTGGCAAGGATGAGACCAATTGGAGTTGCAAAGGGCTAGGGCTAGCTTAATCCTTCCCATTTTTCATCTGAGGTCTCTGGTCATAAATCTAGCGTAAGCAAAGGCAAACGGGAGGAGTAGGAAGGTTAAAAGCATCGAGAGATTGTCGAGCATCAAAATTAGGGAATCTCCAAGGGGAGCATAATAGTTAGCTATTCTATCCCCGGCAAAAACTGCAATAACTAGGGCAGCATAGTGGTGAGCCGGGTTTATGAAGTGCAGTCTCTGCTCCCAGAGCTTGAGGTTTTCTTCCCACATCTCAAAAGCAGGTGTTTCATACGGGGGCATTTCTCCTGCTAGATGTTGGGCTATTAAGGAAACCACAGCTCCATATATCATCGTTAGAAAAACTGCCAGACCGATTGATATAAGCATAGATGTTTCGGGCTTTTTTAAGAGCGTCGAAAAGAGCATAGAGATGCTTAAGAAAACCATCGAATAGAGGAGTGTCAAGATAAATGCAACAAATCCTCTCAAGATCGAGTCTCCGTCGAGAGGAGTCCCATTGATAAGGAGAAAGGCAATCGTAACCACATATCCCACGGTGATTGTAATAGCCAAAACAAACGCATTGCCGAGGAATTTTCCATTTATAACCTCGTCTCTGTAAACGGGATGTGCAAGGAGCGTTTTTATAGTTCCGCTCTCAATTTCCTTGTTTATCGCATCTGCCCCAAGAGAAGCACCCAGGATAGCGCCGATTACCGTGAAGAACGTAAAGTTGAGAGTAAGCATAGTAGAGAGCGGTGTAGCAAAGATTTCTCCACTCACTCCAAACAAATCCATTGATAAATTTTCAACAGCGGGAGAAGTTAGCTCACTTAGGTTGTCCCTCAGGGAGTAAGAGAGCAGAAGAAGGAGAAGAACATAAATGCTAAGGAGTATTGCAAACCTTTTGCTTTTTATTGAGACATAGAGCTCCTTCATCGCAATGTTCAATGCCTTCATCTCCTGCCCACCTTCCTCATCATCCATATTACACCCCCAAAAGTTAGCACGAGTATTAGTATCCCAATGTATGCGGTATTAGAGCTCTGGGTCACTCTGACCGTAATCTGGGTGCTGGCTTGAGCTTGATCCCCCTTTCCGGTGATCGTTATTTGGTATGTTCCAGCTGGAGTTGTCTCGGGGACTTTTATCGTAACAGTTAAACGGTTCTCCGATCCACTTATTCTTCTGACGCCTCCCTCAAAATACAGCGATCCAAGCTCGGGAATTACTTGGGGAGTAACCTTAACGTCCCATCCTTGAGGAGCACTAACCTCAAATTTTATGTTTGTTATTGGAGCAGTTCCGGTGTTTTCGAGGGAAAGATAAGCGATTCCATCCTTACCGGCTTTAATGTTCACCATTGGTGTCTCCGGATACATCTCAAATTTGTATTCCCCGATAAGCTTCACTACTAGGTTTATCCTTTTCTCCAATCCAGAGGAGCTTTTAACGACAATAGTTAGATTATATTCTCCAGGCTGGGCATTGAAAGGTGGAACTATTCTTAAAGCAACTTCCTTGGATTCTCCTGGGCTGATTTTTATCTTTCTGATAGGACTTTCCGCATAGTAAAATTCAGCTGACCATCCTTCCGGAATCTCAAAAGCCGAAAGCGAATACCAATCTTCTTCCTTTCCTAAGTTCTTTATGGTTACTGCATACCTACCTATTGATCCTGCTACAATTGCAACTGTGTCTCCGCTTCCCTCAAGCTCGAAGTAGTAGGGAAGCTTTGTTAGAGTTATCTCCAAAGTTTTTTCCTCCCCATCTTCAACTGAAACTTCTTTTTCAACCAATTCATATCCCTCTTTTTCCACAAAAATTTTGTATTCTCCGGGTTTAAGCTCTATCTTAGCTCTTCCATAGCCGTCTGTGAAGGCAGTTTTGTTTCCAGTGCTAATTTTTGCTCCCTGTACAAAGTTGCCTTCCTCATCTTTAGCTGTCACGACTATTTTTGCGGGCTCTCCTTTGTACGTCTTGTAGATAAAAACACTCACGTTCTTTTCTATTCCGTTTATCGAGAACCCTAGTTTATGCTCACCAAGCTCAGCATTTCTTGGAGCCTCTACAAAAAGAGTTATCCCCTGCTCTCCTTCCAAAAGAAAAGACTTGACTCTC
It encodes:
- a CDS encoding NEW3 domain-containing protein; its protein translation is MKKWASLIIFVLLLSSFPFMSAQPWVTVFEGRVKIGESLILGEYKIYLTLEKNEMKPYAIIYEDEEIKKIVGQGNLTEVGSMRVVLGSYNAENEDVFVALQYKPPLTKEIAPKNGASFEVGDYSIKVTESGNESVLLSINGDEIEVKANSVRVHDKLALEYTGDVLGVYYANVEIDRERRKDYEVYYPFKGLKVKAGDEVQIPITVYNNGNKELTLQLKILSKPLGWDVRVLDESGKYEVNEIALNLKASAVLTLFIKIPEDASGTKRIRFAVGEEIGEITLDVIENEGIDVIIPMLGVETEAGQSVTFPIILKNRGEEKAVKLEVTEKPAGWNAYFLMGNQRVKSFLLEGEQGITLFVEAPRNAELGEHKLGFSINGIEKNVSVFIYKTYKGEPAKIVVTAKDEEGNFVQGAKISTGNKTAFTDGYGRAKIELKPGEYKIFVEKEGYELVEKEVSVEDGEEKTLEITLTKLPYYFELEGSGDTVAIVAGSIGRYAVTIKNLGKEEDWYSLSAFEIPEGWSAEFYYAESPIRKIKISPGESKEVALRIVPPFNAQPGEYNLTIVVKSSSGLEKRINLVVKLIGEYKFEMYPETPMVNIKAGKDGIAYLSLENTGTAPITNIKFEVSAPQGWDVKVTPQVIPELGSLYFEGGVRRISGSENRLTVTIKVPETTPAGTYQITITGKGDQAQASTQITVRVTQSSNTAYIGILILVLTFGGVIWMMRKVGRR
- a CDS encoding ABC transporter permease — protein: MDDEEGGQEMKALNIAMKELYVSIKSKRFAILLSIYVLLLLLLSYSLRDNLSELTSPAVENLSMDLFGVSGEIFATPLSTMLTLNFTFFTVIGAILGASLGADAINKEIESGTIKTLLAHPVYRDEVINGKFLGNAFVLAITITVGYVVTIAFLLINGTPLDGDSILRGFVAFILTLLYSMVFLSISMLFSTLLKKPETSMLISIGLAVFLTMIYGAVVSLIAQHLAGEMPPYETPAFEMWEENLKLWEQRLHFINPAHHYAALVIAVFAGDRIANYYAPLGDSLILMLDNLSMLLTFLLLPFAFAYARFMTRDLR